A portion of the Pedobacter cryoconitis genome contains these proteins:
- a CDS encoding efflux RND transporter periplasmic adaptor subunit, with translation MKVENKSLLLRRPGLLFCTALLLTSLFSCRSANENTGTQEAPPTIPVITLTNSTATTTKDYTGTLEGKVNVEIRPQVEGYLDKVYVDEGAFVQAGELLFKINDQPYQQQFNNAVAVMHAAEAALSNTQLEIDKVIPLVKSNVVSAIQLKTVQAAHNVAKANLEQAKAAVGSAKINLGFTKIKAPVSGFIGRIPRRLGSLVGRNDQQPLTTLSDVHEIYAYFSIGESDFINFKSQFPGKTLTEKIKQIPPVSLLLADNTIYTHQGRISMVDGQFDKNTGSIMLRATFPNADGLLRAGNTGKIRIDQLHQSSLLVPQASTLELQNKVFVYKLADSNKLSRVMIDIAGKSGADYIIKDGLKPGDKIVSVGLDRLHEGMVINPGSSKVPSKAAKQ, from the coding sequence ATGAAAGTTGAAAACAAATCTCTTCTGTTAAGAAGACCAGGCCTTTTATTTTGTACAGCACTGCTCCTTACTTCTTTATTCAGTTGCCGCTCCGCTAACGAAAACACGGGTACCCAAGAAGCTCCACCAACAATACCCGTTATCACACTGACAAATTCTACAGCAACGACTACTAAAGATTATACAGGTACCCTTGAAGGAAAGGTAAATGTTGAAATCAGGCCTCAGGTAGAGGGCTATCTTGACAAGGTTTACGTTGATGAAGGTGCATTTGTGCAGGCAGGCGAATTATTATTTAAAATTAACGATCAGCCTTACCAGCAGCAATTCAATAATGCCGTTGCCGTTATGCATGCCGCAGAAGCAGCATTAAGCAATACACAGCTGGAAATAGATAAGGTTATCCCCCTGGTTAAAAGTAACGTAGTCTCTGCTATACAGCTTAAAACAGTGCAGGCAGCCCATAATGTAGCAAAAGCAAATCTGGAACAGGCAAAAGCAGCAGTAGGGTCAGCAAAGATCAATCTGGGGTTCACAAAAATTAAAGCCCCAGTAAGTGGCTTCATCGGCAGAATTCCACGCAGGTTAGGCAGTTTAGTTGGCCGGAATGATCAGCAGCCTTTAACGACGCTTTCAGATGTACATGAAATCTATGCTTACTTCTCTATTGGCGAAAGCGACTTTATCAATTTCAAATCACAGTTTCCAGGTAAAACACTGACCGAAAAAATAAAGCAGATCCCGCCGGTTTCTTTACTCCTTGCAGATAATACTATTTATACACATCAGGGACGTATCAGTATGGTTGATGGACAATTCGATAAGAATACAGGGTCTATTATGCTGAGGGCAACATTTCCGAATGCAGATGGCTTGTTACGTGCAGGAAATACCGGAAAGATCAGAATTGATCAGCTTCACCAAAGTTCTCTATTAGTCCCTCAGGCTTCAACGCTGGAACTTCAGAATAAAGTCTTTGTCTACAAACTAGCGGACAGCAACAAGCTCAGCAGAGTAATGATTGACATTGCGGGTAAAAGTGGTGCAGACTACATTATCAAAGATGGTTTAAAGCCTGGTGACAAGATCGTATCCGTTGGACTAGACCGCCTGCATGAAGGTATGGTTATCAATCCAGGTTCTTCAAAGGTTCCTTCAAAAGCTGCAAAACAATAA
- a CDS encoding sensor histidine kinase: MAKNTKETSERTFYQHFRFFILPVVFFCFYIFIYLLNPYDPFWNVYFEQNIYTLLTEWLGVMVVCFLITESSLLIARWLDRHIPWIESPLLRFVCQFFLQIIIAGAVINLLLYIDHLVYPRCDTSSQSDKTSSWQVGLVSIIISTLISAIYTADFFLRKWKMSMLETSALELKAYDLNQVAMQAELQSLKAQLDPHFMFNNFSTLSSLIAENPESALLFLDNLSKVYRYMIINLSRDIISLKDEIKFINSYIYLIKIRVSDNLQINIDIPENYEIKGVPPITLQLLIENAIKHNVASRSRPLHINICINAEGWLEVSNNLQLVNFHIPSTRVGLKNIISRYRLLSDACPQIIENENTFIVKLPLLEITE, encoded by the coding sequence ATGGCCAAGAATACTAAAGAAACAAGTGAACGTACTTTTTATCAGCACTTCAGGTTTTTCATTTTACCTGTCGTCTTTTTCTGTTTTTACATTTTCATTTATCTGTTAAACCCTTACGATCCATTCTGGAATGTTTATTTTGAACAGAACATATATACTTTGCTTACCGAGTGGCTTGGGGTAATGGTCGTTTGTTTTCTGATTACTGAATCCAGCCTGCTGATAGCCAGATGGCTGGACCGGCATATTCCATGGATAGAATCTCCGTTATTGCGTTTTGTCTGCCAGTTTTTCTTACAGATTATCATTGCGGGCGCTGTTATCAATCTGCTGCTTTATATTGATCACCTGGTCTACCCGCGTTGTGATACTTCTTCGCAAAGTGACAAAACATCTAGCTGGCAGGTTGGCCTGGTGAGCATTATCATCAGTACCTTAATCAGCGCTATTTATACTGCTGATTTCTTCCTCCGCAAATGGAAAATGTCAATGCTCGAAACATCAGCGCTAGAACTCAAAGCATATGATCTGAATCAGGTAGCTATGCAGGCAGAGCTTCAATCATTGAAAGCACAGCTTGATCCACACTTTATGTTTAACAACTTCAGTACCCTATCAAGCCTGATAGCTGAAAACCCAGAATCTGCACTTCTTTTTCTGGACAATCTCTCCAAAGTATACCGCTACATGATTATTAACCTGAGCCGGGATATTATCTCGCTGAAGGACGAAATTAAATTTATCAACTCTTACATCTACCTGATCAAAATAAGGGTATCTGATAACCTGCAGATCAATATTGATATTCCTGAAAACTATGAAATTAAAGGCGTACCACCAATCACACTGCAATTATTAATAGAAAATGCCATAAAGCATAATGTAGCCTCACGTTCACGTCCATTACATATAAATATTTGTATCAATGCTGAAGGCTGGCTCGAAGTTTCAAATAATCTGCAATTGGTCAACTTCCATATACCATCAACACGGGTCGGACTAAAAAACATTATCAGCCGTTACCGTTTGTTATCAGATGCCTGTCCGCAGATCATAGAAAATGAGAATACCTTTATAGTCAAACTACCCTTATTAGAAATAACTGAATAA
- a CDS encoding RagB/SusD family nutrient uptake outer membrane protein produces the protein MKTIKYKFLPFLLIALTFASCKKSFLETNPTDKADDATVFKTTDNAMAALNGIHRMLYKQFDDNNQDQGGESGMKINLDMLGEDVVMTTAGNGWYNNMYKWIDHRNASSINDKYAYKFYYTIIANANQIIAKVNGAEGEQAAKDAIMAEALTYRAWAHFLLVQIYSKRYDAAGNNTQPGVPIVLATDVTAKPRGTVEGVYTQINTDIDAAIVLFAKTSVRANKSHFDLRVAKGIKARVALTQGLWTVAAANAVEARAASSLMTNDEYKSGFNNSANQEWIWGSKQVEDQSSDFSSFFAYMSSNFNSSNVRTNPKAINKLLYDKIAATDVRKTLWDPTGADKTFLVPPSGARKPYMNRKFMVAGVTSIGDVAHMRTAEMYLIEAEALARTGQHSLAQAALYKLAVNRDPNYVLSTNTGDALINEILIQRRVELWGEGFRFTDLKRLNSALDRSNSNHTNELATTLGEAAGDPKWQWVIPQSEINANPAIGPGGQNP, from the coding sequence ATGAAAACTATAAAATATAAATTCCTTCCTTTTTTATTGATTGCACTGACCTTTGCATCATGTAAAAAGTCTTTTTTGGAAACAAATCCTACTGATAAAGCGGATGATGCTACTGTATTTAAAACTACAGATAACGCAATGGCTGCTTTAAACGGTATTCACCGTATGTTGTACAAACAATTCGACGATAACAACCAGGATCAAGGTGGAGAGTCAGGTATGAAAATCAACCTGGACATGCTTGGGGAAGATGTGGTAATGACCACAGCTGGTAATGGCTGGTACAATAATATGTACAAATGGATTGACCATAGAAATGCTTCCAGCATCAATGATAAATACGCGTATAAATTTTATTATACGATTATTGCAAATGCAAATCAGATCATTGCGAAAGTAAATGGAGCTGAAGGTGAGCAGGCAGCTAAAGATGCAATTATGGCCGAAGCATTAACCTACAGAGCATGGGCACATTTCCTGTTAGTGCAAATTTATTCTAAGCGTTATGATGCAGCTGGAAATAATACACAGCCAGGCGTGCCTATCGTATTGGCTACTGATGTAACTGCAAAACCAAGAGGTACGGTTGAAGGTGTTTATACGCAGATTAACACAGATATCGATGCAGCTATTGTCCTTTTTGCTAAAACATCAGTAAGAGCAAATAAAAGCCACTTTGATTTAAGAGTAGCAAAAGGTATCAAAGCAAGAGTTGCATTAACGCAAGGTTTGTGGACTGTTGCGGCTGCAAATGCTGTGGAAGCAAGAGCTGCAAGCAGCTTAATGACTAATGATGAATATAAAAGCGGCTTTAATAATTCTGCGAATCAAGAGTGGATTTGGGGAAGCAAGCAAGTGGAAGATCAGTCTTCTGATTTCTCTTCTTTCTTTGCTTATATGTCTTCGAATTTTAACTCTTCTAACGTTAGAACAAATCCTAAAGCGATTAACAAATTATTGTATGATAAAATCGCTGCCACTGATGTAAGAAAAACATTATGGGATCCAACAGGTGCAGACAAGACTTTTCTTGTTCCACCAAGCGGAGCAAGAAAACCATATATGAACAGAAAGTTCATGGTAGCAGGAGTGACAAGTATAGGTGATGTGGCGCATATGCGTACTGCTGAAATGTACCTGATCGAAGCAGAAGCGTTAGCCAGAACTGGACAGCATAGTCTTGCACAGGCGGCTCTTTATAAGCTGGCTGTAAACAGAGATCCTAATTATGTATTGTCAACCAATACTGGTGATGCGCTGATCAATGAGATCTTAATTCAGCGTCGTGTTGAATTATGGGGTGAAGGATTCCGTTTTACGGATCTTAAACGTCTGAATTCTGCATTGGACAGAAGTAATTCTAACCATACAAATGAATTGGCAACAACCTTAGGTGAGGCTGCGGGTGATCCAAAATGGCAATGGGTAATTCCACAATCTGAGATCAACGCAAATCCAGCGATTGGGCCAGGTGGACAGAATCCATAG
- a CDS encoding SusC/RagA family TonB-linked outer membrane protein, with protein MKRKLLNFIVLSLLCISSAFAQNTTIKGKVTGKGDGLPIPGVSVKVKGKTTGAQTDGNGAYAIGPVTPSDVIVFSAIGYTTTEQTVGSKAVINALLSEDAQALSEVVINVAYGTSKKEAITGSVAQISKKELELRPLTNVNSALSGASAGVMSSSGSGQPGASGSIRIRGFGSINASNTPLYVVDGAPYDGDLSNLNVNDIQNISILKDASASALYGSRAANGVVIVTTIKGRKGNDQLGLNITQGISSRGIPEYDRVDAAQYYPLAWQAYKNNLVYPQSGKGLTDVEARAKASSSIKGALGYNPFNVADNAIVGTDGLLNPNAKLLYDDFDWAKPLIRVGKRTDANLNYSGASEKSDYFMSLGYLDDKGYVERSDYNRITGRVSVNANPLTWFKTGLNVSGNLTKSNIASGMTLNSQGTTGGTSYNNVFYFARNIGPIYPVYMHDASGAFMTDKNGDKIFDPGALRPAGASSGRHVVQETLLNQELTKINSLSARTFGEVTFLKDFKFTQKLNVDVSEYSANSYDNRFIGDGAPSGRSSNSGSTTTSFTSTQILNYNKTVEKSNFDFLAGHETYQYTYNYRTGSRNGQVLDGNTELINFTTTSDLNAYKNVYNLESYFTQLNYNYDGKYFMNGSFRRDGSSKFSSQSRWGNFFSVGASWLITAEDFMKSTPWVDYLKLRTSYGSVGNDRLLDANGNDIYYNYKSYYNLNYNNNKEGGLALNTLATPDLKWETNYSTDIALEYGLFKNRLRGTIEVFDRRSNNLLFNVPLPVSNGVPTIARNIGSMYNKGIEFEIGGDIIKRKSFQWTANINMTAVKNSITKLPEETPTIIDGVTKLQVGQSRYDFWLRKWGGVDPADGVSLYVRDKNIPVGNAAQSRTINGVDYTTNPNNAEYGYAGTAIPKLAGSITNSFTYKDFQFSFLVNYQIGGKVYDSAYAGLMTYSRYGGALHVDALNAWKNSGDVTDVPRLDVGQSAFNNAASDRWLINASYIAFRSATLSYNLPKALVAKADLKNARVYVGGENLFLLSKRKGLDPSYSYNGTTSAGYSPTRTITLGLNVAF; from the coding sequence ATGAAAAGAAAACTTCTCAATTTTATTGTGCTGAGTTTGCTATGCATAAGTTCTGCATTTGCTCAAAATACAACAATAAAAGGTAAAGTAACAGGAAAAGGAGATGGTCTTCCGATTCCGGGAGTATCTGTGAAAGTTAAAGGAAAAACGACAGGTGCCCAAACAGATGGAAATGGTGCTTATGCAATAGGCCCGGTTACTCCATCAGATGTGATTGTGTTTTCAGCAATTGGCTATACTACAACAGAACAAACAGTTGGATCAAAAGCTGTTATCAATGCTTTATTGAGCGAAGATGCGCAGGCGTTAAGTGAAGTGGTAATTAACGTTGCTTACGGAACTTCAAAAAAAGAAGCAATTACTGGTTCAGTAGCACAGATTAGCAAAAAAGAGCTTGAATTAAGACCGTTAACTAATGTTAACAGCGCTTTATCCGGAGCTTCTGCTGGTGTTATGTCTAGTTCAGGAAGTGGACAACCAGGTGCTTCAGGATCTATTCGTATCCGTGGTTTTGGATCGATTAACGCTTCAAATACTCCATTATATGTAGTAGATGGCGCCCCATATGATGGTGATCTTTCGAATCTGAACGTGAATGATATTCAGAATATTTCAATCTTAAAAGATGCTTCTGCATCTGCTTTGTACGGATCACGTGCAGCAAATGGGGTCGTTATTGTAACTACTATTAAAGGTAGAAAAGGTAATGATCAGTTAGGATTAAACATTACTCAAGGTATAAGTTCAAGAGGTATTCCTGAATATGACAGAGTTGATGCAGCTCAGTATTATCCTTTAGCATGGCAGGCTTATAAAAATAACCTGGTATATCCGCAAAGTGGAAAAGGGCTGACTGATGTGGAAGCGAGAGCGAAAGCATCTTCATCAATTAAAGGTGCATTAGGATACAATCCTTTCAATGTTGCTGACAATGCAATTGTGGGTACTGATGGATTGCTAAACCCAAATGCAAAACTTTTATATGACGATTTTGATTGGGCAAAACCATTGATCCGTGTTGGTAAAAGAACTGATGCAAACCTAAACTATAGTGGTGCTTCTGAAAAATCAGATTACTTCATGTCATTGGGTTACCTTGATGATAAAGGATATGTTGAACGTTCAGATTACAACAGGATTACTGGCCGGGTAAGTGTCAATGCAAATCCATTAACCTGGTTTAAAACAGGTTTAAATGTTTCTGGAAACTTGACTAAATCGAACATAGCGAGCGGTATGACTTTGAACTCTCAAGGAACTACTGGTGGAACAAGTTATAATAACGTGTTCTATTTTGCACGTAACATTGGCCCGATTTATCCTGTATATATGCACGATGCTTCAGGTGCTTTTATGACTGATAAGAATGGTGATAAGATCTTTGATCCAGGAGCGCTTCGCCCAGCTGGCGCAAGCAGTGGAAGACATGTTGTACAAGAAACTCTTTTAAATCAGGAATTAACTAAAATAAACTCATTGAGTGCAAGGACTTTTGGAGAGGTTACCTTCTTAAAAGACTTTAAATTCACTCAAAAACTGAATGTAGACGTTTCAGAATACAGTGCAAATTCTTACGATAACAGGTTTATTGGTGATGGCGCACCTAGTGGCAGATCATCTAACAGTGGTTCGACAACAACTTCATTTACTTCAACTCAGATTTTAAATTACAACAAAACTGTTGAGAAGAGTAATTTTGATTTTCTTGCTGGTCATGAAACTTACCAGTATACTTATAACTACAGAACAGGTTCAAGAAATGGACAGGTTTTAGATGGAAATACTGAGCTGATCAACTTTACAACAACCAGTGATCTGAATGCTTATAAAAATGTTTACAACCTGGAATCTTACTTCACACAGTTAAATTATAACTATGATGGTAAGTATTTCATGAACGGGTCTTTTAGGCGTGACGGTTCTTCTAAATTCTCCTCACAATCAAGATGGGGTAACTTCTTCTCAGTTGGAGCTTCGTGGTTAATTACTGCTGAAGACTTTATGAAAAGTACACCTTGGGTAGATTACCTTAAATTGCGTACTTCATACGGTTCTGTTGGTAATGATAGATTACTTGACGCTAATGGAAACGATATTTATTATAACTACAAATCATATTACAACCTGAACTATAACAATAACAAAGAAGGTGGATTAGCTTTAAATACTTTAGCAACACCTGATTTGAAATGGGAAACTAACTATTCTACTGATATTGCATTGGAGTATGGTTTGTTTAAAAACAGGTTACGTGGTACAATTGAAGTATTTGACAGAAGATCAAATAATTTATTATTTAATGTTCCACTTCCAGTTTCTAATGGTGTTCCAACTATTGCAAGAAACATTGGAAGTATGTATAACAAAGGTATCGAGTTTGAAATTGGCGGAGACATCATCAAAAGAAAAAGCTTCCAGTGGACTGCTAATATCAACATGACGGCTGTTAAAAACAGCATTACGAAATTACCAGAAGAAACACCAACAATCATTGATGGCGTTACAAAATTACAAGTTGGTCAATCAAGGTATGATTTCTGGTTAAGAAAATGGGGTGGTGTAGATCCGGCAGATGGTGTTTCACTGTATGTAAGAGATAAAAATATCCCTGTAGGTAATGCTGCACAAAGCAGGACTATTAATGGCGTAGATTATACTACAAATCCTAACAATGCTGAATATGGTTATGCTGGAACTGCTATTCCAAAACTTGCAGGTAGCATTACCAACTCATTTACTTATAAAGATTTCCAATTCTCTTTCCTGGTGAACTACCAGATTGGTGGTAAAGTTTATGATTCCGCTTATGCAGGTTTAATGACTTACAGCAGATATGGTGGGGCGTTACATGTTGATGCTTTAAATGCCTGGAAAAATTCTGGAGATGTTACTGATGTGCCTCGTTTGGATGTTGGTCAGTCAGCTTTCAATAATGCAGCTTCAGATCGTTGGTTAATTAATGCCTCTTACATTGCTTTCAGATCTGCTACGCTTTCTTATAATTTGCCAAAGGCTTTAGTTGCCAAAGCAGACCTTAAAAATGCGAGAGTATATGTTGGTGGAGAGAACTTATTCTTATTGTCCAAACGTAAAGGTTTAGATCCAAGTTATTCTTATAATGGAACTACATCAGCTGGTTATTCACCAACACGTACTATTACTTTGGGACTAAATGTTGCATTTTAA
- a CDS encoding LytR/AlgR family response regulator transcription factor, which yields MNVLIIEDEKLNAIRLQKILLEIDSHTEIVATLDTIADSVQWLRSNPHPNLILMDVRLADGICFEIFSKVEITVPVIFTTAYDEYALRAFKVNSIDYLLKPIDIDELRGSISKFKQQHTQKISSGTIEEVVAIIKKQNPNYRSRFLIPYRDGYKTIMVPDIAYFYSENKITNIVTRDAKEQAVSYTMDELEEQLDPAIFFRANRQYLINIKSLESIHNYFNGKLKLILVPAAAADIHISKEKASQFKKWLDS from the coding sequence ATGAATGTATTAATCATAGAGGATGAAAAACTGAATGCCATACGCCTGCAAAAGATACTACTTGAAATAGATAGCCATACTGAGATTGTTGCCACACTGGATACGATCGCAGATAGTGTCCAATGGCTGCGTTCAAATCCGCATCCTAACTTGATTTTAATGGATGTGCGCCTTGCAGACGGTATTTGTTTTGAAATATTCTCTAAAGTTGAGATTACTGTTCCTGTTATTTTTACGACTGCCTATGATGAATATGCACTACGTGCTTTTAAGGTAAACAGTATTGATTACCTGTTAAAACCAATAGACATTGATGAATTAAGAGGCAGCATTTCTAAATTCAAGCAACAACACACGCAGAAAATATCTTCCGGAACAATTGAAGAGGTTGTTGCTATTATAAAAAAACAAAATCCAAATTACCGTTCCCGTTTTCTAATTCCATATCGTGATGGCTACAAGACCATTATGGTTCCAGATATTGCTTATTTTTACTCTGAGAACAAGATCACGAATATCGTTACCCGCGATGCGAAAGAACAAGCTGTATCTTATACAATGGATGAACTTGAAGAGCAACTAGACCCGGCAATATTTTTTCGTGCTAACCGGCAATACCTGATCAACATCAAAAGTCTGGAGAGTATACACAACTATTTCAATGGCAAATTAAAACTTATCCTGGTTCCTGCAGCAGCGGCCGATATTCATATCAGTAAGGAAAAGGCAAGTCAGTTTAAGAAATGGCTGGATAGCTGA
- a CDS encoding efflux RND transporter permease subunit, whose translation MFKKFIERPVLATVISILLLILGFLSMTKLPVTQFPEIAPPSVFVTAVYPGANAETVARTVAPSLEDAINGVENMTYIKSTSSNDGSLSLQVYFKLGTDPDQAAVNVQNRVSQAISQLPTEVVQIGVTTQKQQNSMIMFMSIYDESKKYDAAFVENYAKINVIPVLKRVTGVGNVTVFGNKDYAMRIWLNPEQMASYGLTPQEVMVAIQDQNVEAAPGKFGEGSKEAFEYVLKYKGKSNQPLGFEEMIIRANADGSVLRVKDVAKVEFGSYTYSGDTWVNGKFGAGMAIYQTAGSNANKVQEDINEAMLKLSKTFPKGLKYETPLSTKVQLDQSISQVIHTLIEAFILVFIVVFIFLQDFRSTLIPAIAVPVAIIGTFFFMQLFGFSINLLTLFALVLAIGIVVDDAIVVVEAVHSKMEHEHLAAKPATLSAMHDITGAVISITLVMAAVFLPVGFMEGPTGVFYRQFAFTLAIAIVISAVNALTLSPALCALFLKNNHTAPAQKTKFSDRFFTAFNTGFSAMTDRYIKSVKVLIRFKWASFGAFALLMLLTFWMLRTTPKGFIPDEDGSFIVFSLAMPAGSSLDRTGKALKKADSIIKTIPAAESITSISGFDMLSSANSPSFGVGFIKLKDLDKRGEVKNINEIIGVMNQKLSTILEGSIFVFTMPTVPGFGNVSGLEFVLQDRTGAKLDKFSEIARGFTQELMKRKEIEAAFTTFRTDYPQLEMEVDAIKAKQLGVSIKELMGVMQAYYGSIQTSDFNRFGKYYRVVVQANVASRATPESMNGIFVKNNGGKMVPVNTLIKLKRVYGPETVSRYNLFNAISINATTKAGFSTGDAINATEEVAAKYLPEGYSYEWTGMSLEEKTSGGQAATVFGLCLLFVYFLLAAQYESYILPLAVILSVPVGILGVLLAVNMAGLENNIYVQVAMVMLIGLLAKNAILIIEYAVQRRKAGMTLLDSALEASKLRLRPIIMTSLAFIVGLIPLMRAVGPSALGNRSIGTGAAGGMVLGVILGIFIIPVLYVAFQYLHEKISGQQTATES comes from the coding sequence ATGTTTAAGAAATTCATAGAAAGACCCGTATTGGCTACGGTTATCTCCATTTTACTGTTAATACTTGGGTTCTTAAGTATGACAAAACTCCCGGTCACTCAATTTCCTGAGATTGCACCACCCAGTGTATTCGTAACAGCGGTATACCCTGGTGCAAATGCAGAAACCGTGGCACGTACCGTTGCCCCTTCTTTAGAAGACGCAATTAATGGGGTAGAGAATATGACTTATATTAAGTCAACCTCAAGCAATGACGGCTCACTAAGTCTCCAGGTTTATTTTAAACTTGGTACGGATCCCGATCAGGCAGCAGTGAACGTCCAAAACAGGGTATCACAAGCCATTAGTCAGCTACCAACAGAAGTAGTCCAAATTGGTGTAACCACGCAAAAGCAGCAGAACAGCATGATTATGTTCATGTCTATTTATGACGAAAGCAAAAAGTATGACGCTGCATTTGTGGAGAATTATGCGAAGATCAATGTGATCCCTGTGCTTAAAAGGGTTACAGGAGTTGGTAACGTTACTGTATTCGGAAACAAAGATTATGCGATGCGTATCTGGTTAAACCCAGAACAAATGGCCTCTTATGGTTTAACTCCGCAAGAAGTAATGGTAGCTATTCAGGATCAGAATGTAGAAGCAGCTCCGGGAAAATTCGGTGAAGGCAGTAAAGAAGCATTTGAATATGTACTTAAATATAAAGGTAAATCTAATCAGCCTTTAGGCTTTGAAGAGATGATTATCCGTGCAAATGCAGATGGATCAGTACTGCGTGTAAAAGACGTGGCGAAAGTTGAATTTGGCTCTTATACCTACAGCGGTGACACTTGGGTGAACGGCAAGTTCGGTGCAGGTATGGCAATTTACCAAACCGCAGGATCCAATGCAAACAAAGTACAGGAAGACATCAATGAAGCGATGTTGAAACTCTCAAAAACTTTCCCCAAAGGCTTAAAATATGAAACTCCTTTGAGCACAAAAGTTCAACTTGATCAATCGATTTCCCAGGTAATACATACTTTGATAGAAGCATTTATATTGGTTTTTATCGTGGTATTTATTTTCCTTCAGGACTTCAGATCGACCTTGATTCCCGCTATTGCTGTGCCGGTAGCAATTATTGGAACATTCTTTTTTATGCAATTATTCGGATTCTCGATTAACTTGTTAACATTGTTTGCCCTGGTACTTGCCATTGGAATTGTAGTAGATGATGCCATCGTTGTAGTGGAGGCAGTCCATTCAAAAATGGAACATGAGCATCTTGCCGCAAAACCAGCTACTTTATCGGCTATGCACGATATAACCGGGGCAGTAATCTCCATTACACTGGTTATGGCAGCTGTATTTTTACCAGTAGGTTTCATGGAAGGCCCGACAGGAGTATTCTACAGACAGTTTGCCTTTACCCTGGCTATTGCTATTGTGATTTCAGCAGTGAATGCGTTGACGCTAAGTCCTGCATTATGTGCATTATTTCTTAAAAACAACCATACCGCCCCTGCTCAAAAGACAAAGTTCAGCGACCGGTTCTTTACCGCATTTAATACCGGATTTTCAGCAATGACAGATCGGTATATCAAAAGTGTCAAAGTATTGATCCGTTTTAAATGGGCAAGTTTTGGTGCATTCGCCTTATTGATGCTTTTAACCTTCTGGATGCTGCGTACTACACCTAAAGGCTTTATTCCTGATGAGGATGGTAGTTTCATTGTATTTTCTTTAGCGATGCCAGCAGGGTCTTCTTTAGACCGGACCGGTAAGGCATTGAAGAAAGCCGATAGCATAATTAAAACCATACCCGCCGCTGAAAGCATTACGAGTATTTCTGGTTTTGATATGTTAAGTTCAGCTAACAGTCCATCATTTGGTGTCGGTTTCATTAAATTAAAAGATCTCGATAAAAGAGGAGAGGTTAAAAACATTAATGAGATCATCGGTGTGATGAATCAAAAACTCTCTACCATTCTGGAAGGCAGCATATTCGTATTCACCATGCCAACTGTTCCTGGGTTCGGGAATGTCAGCGGATTGGAATTTGTTTTACAAGACCGTACAGGAGCCAAACTTGACAAATTCAGTGAAATTGCCAGGGGGTTTACCCAGGAATTGATGAAGCGTAAAGAAATAGAGGCGGCATTTACTACTTTCAGGACAGATTATCCGCAGCTGGAAATGGAAGTTGATGCTATAAAAGCCAAGCAACTTGGTGTTAGCATAAAGGAACTGATGGGAGTTATGCAAGCTTATTACGGAAGTATACAAACTTCAGACTTTAACCGGTTTGGCAAATATTACAGAGTAGTTGTGCAGGCAAACGTAGCTTCAAGAGCGACACCTGAATCGATGAACGGAATATTTGTTAAAAACAATGGTGGCAAGATGGTTCCTGTCAACACCTTAATTAAATTAAAAAGGGTTTATGGCCCTGAAACGGTATCCCGTTATAATCTTTTCAATGCGATTAGTATTAATGCAACGACCAAAGCCGGATTCAGTACAGGCGATGCCATTAATGCGACAGAAGAAGTTGCAGCTAAATATCTTCCTGAAGGTTATAGTTATGAATGGACTGGAATGTCCCTGGAAGAAAAAACCTCTGGTGGACAGGCAGCGACCGTATTCGGTTTATGTTTACTTTTTGTTTATTTCCTGCTGGCTGCACAATATGAAAGTTATATTTTACCACTAGCAGTTATTCTTTCTGTTCCGGTAGGTATTCTGGGGGTATTGTTAGCCGTTAATATGGCTGGGCTTGAAAATAACATTTATGTCCAGGTGGCCATGGTCATGCTAATCGGCTTACTGGCTAAAAATGCGATCCTGATTATTGAATATGCCGTACAAAGGCGGAAGGCAGGAATGACCTTATTAGATTCAGCTCTTGAAGCATCTAAACTCAGACTGCGCCCAATCATTATGACCTCTCTTGCATTTATCGTTGGATTGATCCCTTTGATGCGTGCTGTTGGACCATCGGCATTAGGCAACCGTTCCATTGGAACAGGTGCAGCGGGTGGAATGGTTCTGGGTGTAATACTGGGTATATTTATTATCCCGGTACTCTACGTCGCATTTCAGTATTTACATGAAAAAATAAGTGGTCAGCAGACCGCAACAGAAAGTTAA